One Drosophila subobscura isolate 14011-0131.10 chromosome U, UCBerk_Dsub_1.0, whole genome shotgun sequence DNA window includes the following coding sequences:
- the LOC117902105 gene encoding aminopeptidase N-like isoform X1 produces the protein MCLLLWFLLIISTLGQASYDHYRLPQALQPKHYNLRILTHLESVDRPCFSGEVEIELRVLQPTNNITLHAGSRLQLNSSRTHMYYLDEDGNKSKIGVKTVERNSKYDYYILRLCKVLERRHVYVLHMQFSADFGAGMSGYYASSYKDQNSNRTRYLSVTQFEPAYARAAFPCFDEPAFKATFNITLGHPRKYVALSNMPITKKFPMSGRRNWLWTIFEQTLPLSSYLVCYSVNDFARITSRNGLSVAKFTTWARASAIGQCKYAAEIAPRLLAYYERMFDIDYPLPKVDQLAVPDFSAGAMENWGLITYREAALFYAPEASSEVDKQRVANIVAHELAHQWFGNLVTMKWWNDLWLNEGFATYVATLGMQKLCSKWHAYAEESLDNILVVLNSDAYHSTRAISQSVSRASQFAEQFDPITYRKGAVIIRMMHMFIGDTTFRHGLNCYLKRHAFSNADQNDLWRSLSDAAHEIGSLPEQLEVRTIMDTWTLQAGYPLITVQRDYARNTISINQRRFLLQGMDRDNFPSKECWFVPISYTFGSMTNFTATEPQVWLQCDSKGKSIPHEIRSPLRAEENQWLILNLQLTAPFRVSYDTSNWKLIIKTLQGEDFRCIHTMNRAQLIIDALALSWNGHLCYKLSLDLLKYIKQEHAYMPWHAALDHLSAIYRIIKQTSDFALFQPQRFMNDLLGPIYVYLGGMETESSSRHIAHKTLINQWACRLALSDCVQRAVQYYHRWLISSDPDLVNPVPRNLRMVVYCAALRQGDEDDWNFLWQRYGNATVASERRLILQALGCTQIVCVARRYLHMIFDGNSSIRKQDISLAFGAIVRSDIGFTLAKDYFINNFSLLTKSFESNYRDLAALLLQITQHISSPQDYRALKTFIDSHKKFKMLNTRSVRRAFDVAQVNLHWRQRQLPELTRVLKARSIYYK, from the exons CTTAGAAAGTGTAGATCGCCCATGTTTTTCCGGTGAAGTGGAAATCGAGTTACGTGTGTTGCAGCCCACAAATAATATAACTTTGCATGCTGGCTCGCGCCTTCAACTGAACTCAAGTCGAACGCATATGTATTACTTGGATGAGGATGGCAATAAGTCGAAGATAGGTGTAAAAACTGTGGAACGCAACTCGAAATATGATTATTATATACTGAGGCTGTGCAAGGTACTGGAACGGAGACACGTTTATGTGCTGCACATGCAGTTCTCTGCCGATTTTGGGGCTGGTATGTCTGGCTATTATGCCAGCTCATACAAGGATCAGAACAGCAATAGAACAAG ATATTTATCTGTGACACAGTTTGAACCCGCTTATGCTCGTGCCGCATTTCCCTGCTTCGATGAGCCGGCATTCAAGGCTACATTTAATATTACTCTAGGACATCCCAGGAAATACGTTGCTCTGAGTAATATGCCCATCACGAAGAAGTTTCCCAT GTCTGGGCGCAGGAACTGGCTGTGGACGATATTTGAGCAAACGTTGCCCTTGTCCTCGTATTTGGTTTGCTATAGCGTCAACGATTTTGCGAGGATAACGTCTCGAAATGGCTTAAGTGTTGCGAAGTTTACCACCTGGGCCCGAGCTTCGGCCATTGGGCAGTGCAAATATGCTGCGGAGATCGCTCCACGGCTATTGGCCTATTACGAACGAATGTTCGACATAGACTATCCTCTGCCCAAGGTAGACCAGCTTGCAGTGCCCGACTTTAGCGCTGGAGCAATGGAAAATTGGGGTCTCATCACGTACCGCGAGGCGGCGCTGTTCTATGCGCCAGAAGCCTCCTCTGAGGTGGACAAGCAGCGTGTGGCGAACATCGTTGCCCATGAGCTAGCCCATCAATGGTTCGGGAATCTGGTCACAATGAAGTGGTGGAATGATCTCTGGCTCAATGAGGGCTTCGCCACCTATGTAGCCACTTTGGGAATGCAAAAGCTGTGCAGCAAGTGGCACGCTTATGCAGAGGAGTCGCTGGATAACATTTTGGTCGTACTTAACTCCGATGCGTACCATAGCACACGTGCCATTTCCCAGTCGGTGAGCCGTGCTAGTCAGTTTGCCGAGCAGTTTGATCCCATTACCTATCGCAAGGGTGCGGTCATCATTCGTATGATGCACATGTTTATCGGCGACACAACCTTCCGCCATGGACTTAACTGCTATCTGAAGCGGCACGCTTTCAGCAACGCAGATCAAAATGATCTTTGGCGTTCCCTTTCGGATGCTGCACATGAAATTGGCAGTTTGCCCGAGCAACTGGAAGTGCGAACGATCATGGACACTTGGACGCTGCAAGCTGGCTACCCACTGATCACAGTACAACGCGACTATGCAAGAAACACAATCTCAATCAATCAGAGAAGGTTTCTCCTACAAGGCATGGACAGGGACAATTTCCCTTCTAAGGAGTGTTGGTTTGTCCCAATAAGCTATACTTTTGGGAGCATGACCAATTTTACAGCCACAGAACCACAAGTTTGGTTGCAATGCGACAGCAAAGGTAAAAGCATTCCTCACGAGATTCGATCGCCACTCCGTGCTGAAGAGAATCAATGGCTTATCCTTAACCTTCAACTAACTGCACCTTTCCGGGTCAGCTATGACACCAGCAACTGGAAACTCATAATTAAAACCTTACAGGGTGAAGATTTCCGGTGTATTCATACCATGAACCGTGCCCAGCTCATTATTGATGCTCTGGCTTTGTCCTGGAATGGTCACTTATGCTACAAACTTTCCTTAGATCTGCTCAAATATATCAAGCAGGAGCATGCCTATATGCCGTGGCACGCGGCCTTGGATCACTTGTCGGCCATCTACCGGATCATTAAACAAACCTCAGACTTTGCGCTGTTTCAG CCACAGCGATTTATGAATGATTTGTTGGGACCGATTTACGTTTATCTTGGTGGAATGGAAACAGAGTCAAGTTCTCGTCATATTGCTCACAAGACATTGATCAATCAATGGGCATGTCGATTGGCTCTTTCAGACTGCGTTCAACGTGCTGTGCAGTATTACCATCGCTGGCTTATTTCAAGCGATCCAGATCTGGTAAATCCCGTGCCTCGAAACCTTCGAATGGTGGTCTATTGCGCAGCACTACGCCAAGGCGATGAGGATGACTGGAACTTTTTATGGCAACGATATGGGAACGCCACGGTGGCCAGTGAGCGACGATTGATACTTCAGGCACTTGGATGCACCCAGATAGTGTGTGTAGCTCGGCGATATCTTCATATGATTTTCGATGGGAATTCGTCGATACGCAAACAGGACATTTCTTTAGCATTCGGAGCCATTGTACGTAGTGACATTGGATTCACCTTGGCCAAAGATTATTTCATTAATAATTTTTCTTTGCTGACGAAATC TTTCGAATCGAACTACCGCGACCTAGCTGCGTTGCTCCTGCAGATAACTCAGCACATAAGTAGTCCTCAGGACTACAGGGCATTAAAAACGTTCATcgacagccacaaaaaattcAAGATGCTAAACACACGCAGTGTACGGCGAGCTTTTGACGTCGCCCAGGTAAACCTCCACTGGCGACAGAGACAACTGCCAGAGCTCACACGGGTTCTTAAGGCCCGCTCTATTTATTATAAGTAA
- the LOC117902105 gene encoding aminopeptidase N-like isoform X2, with translation MCLLLWFLLIISTLGQASYDHYRLPQALQPKHYNLRILTHLESVDRPCFSGEVEIELRVLQPTNNITLHAGSRLQLNSSRTHMYYLDEDGNKSKIGVKTVERNSKYDYYILRLCKVLERRHVYVLHMQFSADFGAGMSGYYASSYKDQNSNRTRYLSVTQFEPAYARAAFPCFDEPAFKATFNITLGHPRKYVALSNMPITKKFPMSGRRNWLWTIFEQTLPLSSYLVCYSVNDFARITSRNGLSVAKFTTWARASAIGQCKYAAEIAPRLLAYYERMFDIDYPLPKVDQLAVPDFSAGAMENWGLITYREAALFYAPEASSEVDKQRVANIVAHELAHQWFGNLVTMKWWNDLWLNEGFATYVATLGMQKLCSKWHAYAEESLDNILVVLNSDAYHSTRAISQSVSRASQFAEQFDPITYRKGAVIIRMMHMFIGDTTFRHGLNCYLKRHAFSNADQNDLWRSLSDAAHEIGSLPEQLEVRTIMDTWTLQAGYPLITVQRDYARNTISINQRRFLLQGMDRDNFPSKECWFVPISYTFGSMTNFTATEPQVWLQCDSKGKSIPHEIRSPLRAEENQWLILNLQLTAPFRVSYDTSNWKLIIKTLQGEDFRCIHTMNRAQLIIDALALSWNGHLCYKLSLDLLKYIKQEHAYMPWHAALDHLSAIYRIIKQTSDFALFQRFMNDLLGPIYVYLGGMETESSSRHIAHKTLINQWACRLALSDCVQRAVQYYHRWLISSDPDLVNPVPRNLRMVVYCAALRQGDEDDWNFLWQRYGNATVASERRLILQALGCTQIVCVARRYLHMIFDGNSSIRKQDISLAFGAIVRSDIGFTLAKDYFINNFSLLTKSFESNYRDLAALLLQITQHISSPQDYRALKTFIDSHKKFKMLNTRSVRRAFDVAQVNLHWRQRQLPELTRVLKARSIYYK, from the exons CTTAGAAAGTGTAGATCGCCCATGTTTTTCCGGTGAAGTGGAAATCGAGTTACGTGTGTTGCAGCCCACAAATAATATAACTTTGCATGCTGGCTCGCGCCTTCAACTGAACTCAAGTCGAACGCATATGTATTACTTGGATGAGGATGGCAATAAGTCGAAGATAGGTGTAAAAACTGTGGAACGCAACTCGAAATATGATTATTATATACTGAGGCTGTGCAAGGTACTGGAACGGAGACACGTTTATGTGCTGCACATGCAGTTCTCTGCCGATTTTGGGGCTGGTATGTCTGGCTATTATGCCAGCTCATACAAGGATCAGAACAGCAATAGAACAAG ATATTTATCTGTGACACAGTTTGAACCCGCTTATGCTCGTGCCGCATTTCCCTGCTTCGATGAGCCGGCATTCAAGGCTACATTTAATATTACTCTAGGACATCCCAGGAAATACGTTGCTCTGAGTAATATGCCCATCACGAAGAAGTTTCCCAT GTCTGGGCGCAGGAACTGGCTGTGGACGATATTTGAGCAAACGTTGCCCTTGTCCTCGTATTTGGTTTGCTATAGCGTCAACGATTTTGCGAGGATAACGTCTCGAAATGGCTTAAGTGTTGCGAAGTTTACCACCTGGGCCCGAGCTTCGGCCATTGGGCAGTGCAAATATGCTGCGGAGATCGCTCCACGGCTATTGGCCTATTACGAACGAATGTTCGACATAGACTATCCTCTGCCCAAGGTAGACCAGCTTGCAGTGCCCGACTTTAGCGCTGGAGCAATGGAAAATTGGGGTCTCATCACGTACCGCGAGGCGGCGCTGTTCTATGCGCCAGAAGCCTCCTCTGAGGTGGACAAGCAGCGTGTGGCGAACATCGTTGCCCATGAGCTAGCCCATCAATGGTTCGGGAATCTGGTCACAATGAAGTGGTGGAATGATCTCTGGCTCAATGAGGGCTTCGCCACCTATGTAGCCACTTTGGGAATGCAAAAGCTGTGCAGCAAGTGGCACGCTTATGCAGAGGAGTCGCTGGATAACATTTTGGTCGTACTTAACTCCGATGCGTACCATAGCACACGTGCCATTTCCCAGTCGGTGAGCCGTGCTAGTCAGTTTGCCGAGCAGTTTGATCCCATTACCTATCGCAAGGGTGCGGTCATCATTCGTATGATGCACATGTTTATCGGCGACACAACCTTCCGCCATGGACTTAACTGCTATCTGAAGCGGCACGCTTTCAGCAACGCAGATCAAAATGATCTTTGGCGTTCCCTTTCGGATGCTGCACATGAAATTGGCAGTTTGCCCGAGCAACTGGAAGTGCGAACGATCATGGACACTTGGACGCTGCAAGCTGGCTACCCACTGATCACAGTACAACGCGACTATGCAAGAAACACAATCTCAATCAATCAGAGAAGGTTTCTCCTACAAGGCATGGACAGGGACAATTTCCCTTCTAAGGAGTGTTGGTTTGTCCCAATAAGCTATACTTTTGGGAGCATGACCAATTTTACAGCCACAGAACCACAAGTTTGGTTGCAATGCGACAGCAAAGGTAAAAGCATTCCTCACGAGATTCGATCGCCACTCCGTGCTGAAGAGAATCAATGGCTTATCCTTAACCTTCAACTAACTGCACCTTTCCGGGTCAGCTATGACACCAGCAACTGGAAACTCATAATTAAAACCTTACAGGGTGAAGATTTCCGGTGTATTCATACCATGAACCGTGCCCAGCTCATTATTGATGCTCTGGCTTTGTCCTGGAATGGTCACTTATGCTACAAACTTTCCTTAGATCTGCTCAAATATATCAAGCAGGAGCATGCCTATATGCCGTGGCACGCGGCCTTGGATCACTTGTCGGCCATCTACCGGATCATTAAACAAACCTCAGACTTTGCGCTGTTTCAG CGATTTATGAATGATTTGTTGGGACCGATTTACGTTTATCTTGGTGGAATGGAAACAGAGTCAAGTTCTCGTCATATTGCTCACAAGACATTGATCAATCAATGGGCATGTCGATTGGCTCTTTCAGACTGCGTTCAACGTGCTGTGCAGTATTACCATCGCTGGCTTATTTCAAGCGATCCAGATCTGGTAAATCCCGTGCCTCGAAACCTTCGAATGGTGGTCTATTGCGCAGCACTACGCCAAGGCGATGAGGATGACTGGAACTTTTTATGGCAACGATATGGGAACGCCACGGTGGCCAGTGAGCGACGATTGATACTTCAGGCACTTGGATGCACCCAGATAGTGTGTGTAGCTCGGCGATATCTTCATATGATTTTCGATGGGAATTCGTCGATACGCAAACAGGACATTTCTTTAGCATTCGGAGCCATTGTACGTAGTGACATTGGATTCACCTTGGCCAAAGATTATTTCATTAATAATTTTTCTTTGCTGACGAAATC TTTCGAATCGAACTACCGCGACCTAGCTGCGTTGCTCCTGCAGATAACTCAGCACATAAGTAGTCCTCAGGACTACAGGGCATTAAAAACGTTCATcgacagccacaaaaaattcAAGATGCTAAACACACGCAGTGTACGGCGAGCTTTTGACGTCGCCCAGGTAAACCTCCACTGGCGACAGAGACAACTGCCAGAGCTCACACGGGTTCTTAAGGCCCGCTCTATTTATTATAAGTAA
- the LOC117902105 gene encoding aminopeptidase N-like isoform X3, protein MCLLLWFLLIISTLGQASYDHYRLPQALQPKHYNLRILTHLESVDRPCFSGEVEIELRVLQPTNNITLHAGSRLQLNSSRTHMYYLDEDGNKSKIGVKTVERNSKYDYYILRLCKVLERRHVYVLHMQFSADFGAGMSGYYASSYKDQNSNRTRYLSVTQFEPAYARAAFPCFDEPAFKATFNITLGHPRKYVALSNMPITKKFPMSGRRNWLWTIFEQTLPLSSYLVCYSVNDFARITSRNGLSVAKFTTWARASAIGQCKYAAEIAPRLLAYYERMFDIDYPLPKVDQLAVPDFSAGAMENWGLITYREAALFYAPEASSEVDKQRVANIVAHELAHQWFGNLVTMKWWNDLWLNEGFATYVATLGMQKLCSKWHAYAEESLDNILVVLNSDAYHSTRAISQSVSRASQFAEQFDPITYRKGAVIIRMMHMFIGDTTFRHGLNCYLKRHAFSNADQNDLWRSLSDAAHEIGSLPEQLEVRTIMDTWTLQAGYPLITVQRDYARNTISINQRRFLLQGMDRDNFPSKECWFVPISYTFGSMTNFTATEPQVWLQCDSKGKSIPHEIRSPLRAEENQWLILNLQLTAPFRVSYDTSNWKLIIKTLQGEDFRCIHTMNRAQLIIDALALSWNGHLCYKLSLDLLKYIKQEHAYMPWHAALDHLSAIYRIIKQTSDFALFQLP, encoded by the exons CTTAGAAAGTGTAGATCGCCCATGTTTTTCCGGTGAAGTGGAAATCGAGTTACGTGTGTTGCAGCCCACAAATAATATAACTTTGCATGCTGGCTCGCGCCTTCAACTGAACTCAAGTCGAACGCATATGTATTACTTGGATGAGGATGGCAATAAGTCGAAGATAGGTGTAAAAACTGTGGAACGCAACTCGAAATATGATTATTATATACTGAGGCTGTGCAAGGTACTGGAACGGAGACACGTTTATGTGCTGCACATGCAGTTCTCTGCCGATTTTGGGGCTGGTATGTCTGGCTATTATGCCAGCTCATACAAGGATCAGAACAGCAATAGAACAAG ATATTTATCTGTGACACAGTTTGAACCCGCTTATGCTCGTGCCGCATTTCCCTGCTTCGATGAGCCGGCATTCAAGGCTACATTTAATATTACTCTAGGACATCCCAGGAAATACGTTGCTCTGAGTAATATGCCCATCACGAAGAAGTTTCCCAT GTCTGGGCGCAGGAACTGGCTGTGGACGATATTTGAGCAAACGTTGCCCTTGTCCTCGTATTTGGTTTGCTATAGCGTCAACGATTTTGCGAGGATAACGTCTCGAAATGGCTTAAGTGTTGCGAAGTTTACCACCTGGGCCCGAGCTTCGGCCATTGGGCAGTGCAAATATGCTGCGGAGATCGCTCCACGGCTATTGGCCTATTACGAACGAATGTTCGACATAGACTATCCTCTGCCCAAGGTAGACCAGCTTGCAGTGCCCGACTTTAGCGCTGGAGCAATGGAAAATTGGGGTCTCATCACGTACCGCGAGGCGGCGCTGTTCTATGCGCCAGAAGCCTCCTCTGAGGTGGACAAGCAGCGTGTGGCGAACATCGTTGCCCATGAGCTAGCCCATCAATGGTTCGGGAATCTGGTCACAATGAAGTGGTGGAATGATCTCTGGCTCAATGAGGGCTTCGCCACCTATGTAGCCACTTTGGGAATGCAAAAGCTGTGCAGCAAGTGGCACGCTTATGCAGAGGAGTCGCTGGATAACATTTTGGTCGTACTTAACTCCGATGCGTACCATAGCACACGTGCCATTTCCCAGTCGGTGAGCCGTGCTAGTCAGTTTGCCGAGCAGTTTGATCCCATTACCTATCGCAAGGGTGCGGTCATCATTCGTATGATGCACATGTTTATCGGCGACACAACCTTCCGCCATGGACTTAACTGCTATCTGAAGCGGCACGCTTTCAGCAACGCAGATCAAAATGATCTTTGGCGTTCCCTTTCGGATGCTGCACATGAAATTGGCAGTTTGCCCGAGCAACTGGAAGTGCGAACGATCATGGACACTTGGACGCTGCAAGCTGGCTACCCACTGATCACAGTACAACGCGACTATGCAAGAAACACAATCTCAATCAATCAGAGAAGGTTTCTCCTACAAGGCATGGACAGGGACAATTTCCCTTCTAAGGAGTGTTGGTTTGTCCCAATAAGCTATACTTTTGGGAGCATGACCAATTTTACAGCCACAGAACCACAAGTTTGGTTGCAATGCGACAGCAAAGGTAAAAGCATTCCTCACGAGATTCGATCGCCACTCCGTGCTGAAGAGAATCAATGGCTTATCCTTAACCTTCAACTAACTGCACCTTTCCGGGTCAGCTATGACACCAGCAACTGGAAACTCATAATTAAAACCTTACAGGGTGAAGATTTCCGGTGTATTCATACCATGAACCGTGCCCAGCTCATTATTGATGCTCTGGCTTTGTCCTGGAATGGTCACTTATGCTACAAACTTTCCTTAGATCTGCTCAAATATATCAAGCAGGAGCATGCCTATATGCCGTGGCACGCGGCCTTGGATCACTTGTCGGCCATCTACCGGATCATTAAACAAACCTCAGACTTTGCGCTGTTTCAG CTGCCTTAG
- the LOC117902105 gene encoding aminopeptidase N-like isoform X4 produces the protein MCLLLWFLLIISTLGQASYDHYRLPQALQPKHYNLRILTHLESVDRPCFSGEVEIELRVLQPTNNITLHAGSRLQLNSSRTHMYYLDEDGNKSKIGVKTVERNSKYDYYILRLCKVLERRHVYVLHMQFSADFGAGMSGYYASSYKDQNSNRTRYLSVTQFEPAYARAAFPCFDEPAFKATFNITLGHPRKYVALSNMPITKKFPMSGRRNWLWTIFEQTLPLSSYLVCYSVNDFARITSRNGLSVAKFTTWARASAIGQCKYAAEIAPRLLAYYERMFDIDYPLPKVDQLAVPDFSAGAMENWGLITYREAALFYAPEASSEVDKQRVANIVAHELAHQWFGNLVTMKWWNDLWLNEGFATYVATLGMQKLCSKWHAYAEESLDNILVVLNSDAYHSTRAISQSVSRASQFAEQFDPITYRKGAVIIRMMHMFIGDTTFRHGLNCYLKRHAFSNADQNDLWRSLSDAAHEIGSLPEQLEVRTIMDTWTLQAGYPLITVQRDYARNTISINQRRFLLQGMDRDNFPSKECWFVPISYTFGSMTNFTATEPQVWLQCDSKG, from the exons CTTAGAAAGTGTAGATCGCCCATGTTTTTCCGGTGAAGTGGAAATCGAGTTACGTGTGTTGCAGCCCACAAATAATATAACTTTGCATGCTGGCTCGCGCCTTCAACTGAACTCAAGTCGAACGCATATGTATTACTTGGATGAGGATGGCAATAAGTCGAAGATAGGTGTAAAAACTGTGGAACGCAACTCGAAATATGATTATTATATACTGAGGCTGTGCAAGGTACTGGAACGGAGACACGTTTATGTGCTGCACATGCAGTTCTCTGCCGATTTTGGGGCTGGTATGTCTGGCTATTATGCCAGCTCATACAAGGATCAGAACAGCAATAGAACAAG ATATTTATCTGTGACACAGTTTGAACCCGCTTATGCTCGTGCCGCATTTCCCTGCTTCGATGAGCCGGCATTCAAGGCTACATTTAATATTACTCTAGGACATCCCAGGAAATACGTTGCTCTGAGTAATATGCCCATCACGAAGAAGTTTCCCAT GTCTGGGCGCAGGAACTGGCTGTGGACGATATTTGAGCAAACGTTGCCCTTGTCCTCGTATTTGGTTTGCTATAGCGTCAACGATTTTGCGAGGATAACGTCTCGAAATGGCTTAAGTGTTGCGAAGTTTACCACCTGGGCCCGAGCTTCGGCCATTGGGCAGTGCAAATATGCTGCGGAGATCGCTCCACGGCTATTGGCCTATTACGAACGAATGTTCGACATAGACTATCCTCTGCCCAAGGTAGACCAGCTTGCAGTGCCCGACTTTAGCGCTGGAGCAATGGAAAATTGGGGTCTCATCACGTACCGCGAGGCGGCGCTGTTCTATGCGCCAGAAGCCTCCTCTGAGGTGGACAAGCAGCGTGTGGCGAACATCGTTGCCCATGAGCTAGCCCATCAATGGTTCGGGAATCTGGTCACAATGAAGTGGTGGAATGATCTCTGGCTCAATGAGGGCTTCGCCACCTATGTAGCCACTTTGGGAATGCAAAAGCTGTGCAGCAAGTGGCACGCTTATGCAGAGGAGTCGCTGGATAACATTTTGGTCGTACTTAACTCCGATGCGTACCATAGCACACGTGCCATTTCCCAGTCGGTGAGCCGTGCTAGTCAGTTTGCCGAGCAGTTTGATCCCATTACCTATCGCAAGGGTGCGGTCATCATTCGTATGATGCACATGTTTATCGGCGACACAACCTTCCGCCATGGACTTAACTGCTATCTGAAGCGGCACGCTTTCAGCAACGCAGATCAAAATGATCTTTGGCGTTCCCTTTCGGATGCTGCACATGAAATTGGCAGTTTGCCCGAGCAACTGGAAGTGCGAACGATCATGGACACTTGGACGCTGCAAGCTGGCTACCCACTGATCACAGTACAACGCGACTATGCAAGAAACACAATCTCAATCAATCAGAGAAGGTTTCTCCTACAAGGCATGGACAGGGACAATTTCCCTTCTAAGGAGTGTTGGTTTGTCCCAATAAGCTATACTTTTGGGAGCATGACCAATTTTACAGCCACAGAACCACAAGTTTGGTTGCAATGCGACAGCAAAG GGTGA
- the LOC117902107 gene encoding monocarboxylate transporter 13 encodes MHKEKVISTQNSNNKDHKLNGAKNENSNKKVSLLNKKDDSEEYDLVPPDGGWGWLVLFGSCLTNILIPGTIKSFGVLFVEFVEEFNATTTKASWIPAICYFLYSSLGPVSSILSVKYSYRTVTLLGGASASLGMILSFWASSVEYLYISYGVLVGIGAGLSFPPTVYIVTSYFVKLRGLANGLCISGSALGSIILPPLLRWLLETYGYHGACLIMGGITLNVFVAALFYEPVEQHMVRVPRARQALDDIPEEEDIGIVMKFENVDETAANHEQSDKQLLPYNSPPSPLYLPDDDKQQFVRSASEAVVQSYAKPGDEFQPRTRKISTPVRLPQRNQTFTPGQLNSQSSLYAVPEGRSSSKLTLRNMSRSRLSKRSPSTSSFLYISTPYHGSTLSFQPKEFSSHLSLRSVGSSGSSGAATGQDGAQATDNTKGKTESSQRSKFFDLSLLKDPMYLVILISNSTNAISYTNFIILLPSFGAARGFNKSLAAYLLSVVSATDLIGRIGGSALSDMGFIPKTWYFVGGLSISGLSLTLLPFAYSYSSVCFWCALFGLASGIYVGITAVIMADMLGTERITSSYGISLFVNGILQLVGPPLCTLWSEAVNDFNPLFHALGLTLLAGASLWSFMPWIERRKAKAEEKLEAQINEEAVDGY; translated from the exons ATGCATAAGGAAAAAGTTATAAGCacacaaaactcaaacaaCAAAGATCATAAGTTAAATGGagccaaaaatgaaaatagtaATAAAAAAG TTAGCTTACTCAACAAGAAGGATGACAGCGAGGAGTACGATCTGGTGCCGCCCGACGGTGGCTGGGGTTGGCTAGTGCTGTTTGGTTCCTGCCTGACCAACATACTCATTCCTGGCACAATCAAGAGCTTCGGTGTGCTCTTCGTTGAGTTCGTAGAGGAGTTCAATGCGACGACGACAAAGGCCTCATGGATCCCAGCAATATGTTACTTTCTCTACAGTTCGTTGG GTCCCGTATCGAGTATTCTGTCTGTGAAGTACTCATATCGGACGGTGACCTTGCTGGGCGGCGCCTCAGCATCGCTGGGCATGATACTCTCTTTCTGGGCATCGTCAGTGGAGTATTTGTACATCAG CTATGGTGTACTTGTGGGCATTGGCGCTGGGCTATCCTTTCCGCCCACAGTGTACATTGTGACGTCTTACTTTGTGAAACTGCGCGGACTGGCCAATGGTCTGTGCATTTCGGGCAGTGCACTGGGAAGCATCATtctgccgccactgctgcgctggctgctggagaCTTACGGCTACCACGGCGCCTGCTTGATAATGGGCGGCATCACGCTGAacgtttttgtggctgccctGTTCTATGAGCCAGTGGAACAGCACATGGTGCGAGTGCCACGTGCCCGCCAGGCATTGGACGACATACCCGAGGAGGAAGACATTGGAATAGTAATGAAGTTCGAGAATGTCGATGAAACGGCAGCCAATCACGAGCAGAGTGATAAGCAGCTGTTGCCGTACAATTCGCCACCATCGCCTCTGTATTTGCCGGACGATGACAAGCAGCAGTTTGTGAGAAGTGCCTCGGAGGCCGTTGTCCAGAGCTACGCAAAGCCCGGCGATGAGTTCCAGCCACGCACGAGGAAGATCAGTACGCCGGTGAGGCTGCCCCAAAGGAATCAGACATTCACGCCGGGCCAACTGAATTCCCAGTCATCGCTGTACGCCGTGCCCGAGGGTCGCTCCAGTTCGAAGCTCACTCTAAGGAACATGTCGAGGTCGCGACTGTCGAAGCGTTCGCCATCGACCAGCAGCTTCTTGTACATCAGTACACCGTATCACGGCAGCACGTTGTCCTTTCAGCCAAAGGAATTCTCATCGCATTTGTCGCTGCGCTCGGTGGGCAGCAGCGGATCATCAGGCGCCGCAACTGGCCAAGACGGAGCCCAGGCCACAGACAACACAAAGGGCAAGACGGAGTCCTCCCAGCGGTCCAAGTTCTTCGACCTCAGCCTGCTCAAAGATCCCATGTACTTGGTCATATTAATCTCCAATTCGACGAATGCCATCAGTTACACAAACTTCATCATTTTGCTGCCCAGTTTTGGCGCTGCCAGGGGCTTCAATAAATCGCTGGCGGCCTACCTGCTCTCTGTTGTGTCGGCAACGGATTTGATTGGCCGCATTGGCGGCTCGGCGCTTTCGGACATGGGCTTCATACCCAAGACCTGGTACTTTGTGGGAGGCTTGTCCATATCTGGCCTCTCCCTCACGCTACTGCCATTCGCCTACTCCTACAGCTCGGTGTGCTTTTGGTGCGCTCTGTTTGGCCTCGCCTCCGGGATCTATGTGGGAATCACTGCAGTCATAATGGCAGACATGCTGGGCACAGAACGCATCACATCGTCCTACGGCATCAGTCTTTTTGTGAACGGCATCCTGCAGCTGGTGGGACCGCCTTTGTGCACCCTCTGGTCCGAGGCCGTTAACGATTTCAATCCGCTCTTCCACGCCCTGGGACTAACGCTGCTTGCTGGAGCCAGCCTGTGGAGTTTCATGCCATGGATAGAGCGACGCAAGGCCAAAGCTGAGGAGAAACTCGAGGCACAAATCAACGAGGAAGCTGTCGACGGCTACTGA